In one window of Tumebacillus algifaecis DNA:
- the dnaX gene encoding DNA polymerase III subunit gamma/tau: protein MAYLALYREWRPQLFRDIVGQEHVTRTLQNAIRQQRFAHAYLFNGPRGTGKTSAAKILSKAINCEHGPAEEPCNECHACLGITKGTIMDVMEIDAASNRGVDEIRDLRDKVKFAPTEVRYKVYIIDEVHMLTTEAFNALLKTLEEPPQHVMFILATTEPHKLPATIISRCQRFDFRRIMGRQIVDRLRYIADQKAVQVEEEAYWLVARAAEGGMRDALSIFDQVISFGGDQVRASDIIAMVGAIGTDVLAQLAEGVAEHDVPRALGIIGNLMDKGKDVGQLLHDIVTYFRDLLMYKTVPHLEEVSDRANYDREFVQVATKFEAPLLIQLIEQMTQVQNELKWQSQGRLLLEMLIVRLCQTQSFDPESLLKRIQELEQKVANGVPAAPTPTGQALGGQMPTQPPGPARSPQPMHQQPPVAAPMPQASPAPQQEPEPRQVEATPTRPQPPAASPAPQGGIAPGGLDKIVTQPSPEALAHVHQFWPRVLDDVKARKITAQAWLLAGNPVAVDNGYIVVAFKSPIHKETVMKPIHREIIEPVFAQLMNGQPHQLFAVMESEWEKFQAHFQGSAPPAEVQETAVPKEEAKDELVERAQALFGSEHLEVVE from the coding sequence ATGGCTTATCTTGCGTTGTATCGGGAGTGGCGGCCCCAACTTTTTCGAGATATTGTGGGGCAGGAACATGTGACCCGAACGCTGCAAAATGCGATTCGGCAACAGCGCTTTGCCCACGCTTACCTCTTTAACGGACCTCGCGGTACGGGGAAGACGTCGGCGGCGAAAATTTTGTCCAAAGCGATCAACTGTGAGCATGGCCCGGCAGAAGAGCCGTGCAACGAGTGCCATGCCTGCCTTGGCATCACCAAAGGTACGATCATGGACGTGATGGAGATCGACGCCGCGAGCAACCGCGGGGTGGATGAGATCCGCGATCTGCGGGACAAGGTGAAATTTGCACCGACCGAAGTGCGCTACAAAGTGTACATCATCGACGAGGTGCACATGTTGACCACGGAGGCTTTTAACGCGCTGTTGAAGACGCTGGAAGAGCCGCCACAGCATGTGATGTTCATCCTTGCGACCACAGAGCCGCACAAGTTGCCAGCGACGATCATCTCCCGTTGCCAGCGCTTCGATTTCCGCCGCATCATGGGGCGGCAGATCGTCGATCGCCTGCGCTACATCGCCGATCAAAAGGCGGTGCAGGTTGAAGAGGAGGCGTACTGGTTGGTCGCCCGCGCCGCCGAGGGCGGGATGCGCGACGCCTTGTCGATTTTTGATCAGGTGATCTCCTTTGGCGGTGATCAGGTGCGGGCTAGCGACATCATCGCGATGGTCGGCGCAATCGGCACCGACGTGCTGGCCCAACTCGCAGAAGGTGTGGCCGAACATGATGTTCCGCGAGCACTGGGCATCATCGGCAATCTGATGGACAAGGGCAAGGATGTCGGGCAATTGTTGCACGACATCGTGACCTACTTCCGCGATCTGTTGATGTACAAGACGGTGCCACATCTGGAAGAGGTCAGCGACCGAGCCAACTATGACCGCGAGTTTGTACAGGTGGCGACGAAGTTTGAAGCGCCACTGTTGATTCAGTTGATTGAACAGATGACGCAGGTGCAAAATGAGTTGAAGTGGCAGTCGCAGGGGCGTCTGCTCTTGGAGATGCTGATCGTGCGGCTGTGCCAGACGCAGTCGTTCGATCCCGAGTCGCTGCTCAAGCGCATTCAAGAGTTGGAGCAGAAGGTGGCAAACGGTGTGCCAGCCGCCCCGACCCCGACTGGGCAAGCGCTGGGTGGGCAGATGCCGACACAGCCACCAGGACCTGCTAGGTCGCCGCAGCCGATGCATCAACAGCCGCCTGTTGCAGCGCCGATGCCGCAAGCATCGCCCGCGCCGCAACAGGAGCCGGAGCCGCGCCAAGTGGAAGCAACACCGACACGACCCCAGCCGCCAGCAGCTTCTCCTGCACCGCAGGGGGGGATCGCACCGGGTGGATTGGATAAAATTGTGACTCAACCGAGCCCTGAAGCGCTCGCGCACGTTCACCAATTTTGGCCGCGCGTGCTCGACGATGTCAAAGCGCGCAAGATCACCGCACAAGCTTGGTTGCTCGCTGGCAATCCGGTGGCGGTGGACAACGGGTATATCGTGGTGGCCTTCAAAAGCCCGATCCATAAGGAAACGGTGATGAAGCCGATCCACCGCGAGATCATCGAGCCTGTCTTTGCTCAATTGATGAACGGTCAACCTCACCAGCTCTTCGCAGTCATGGAATCGGAGTGGGAGAAGTTCCAAGCTCATTTCCAAGGCTCTGCTCCGCCTGCCGAAGTGCAGGAGACGGCGGTGCCAAAAGAGGAAGCGAAAGATGAATTGGTGGAGAGGGCTCAGGCGCTTTTCGGTTCTGAGCATCTTGAAGTGGTCGAATAA
- a CDS encoding YbaB/EbfC family nucleoid-associated protein codes for MKNMQQLMKQAKKMQDEMMKAQEELGTKTVEGSAGGGVVTAVVTGHKVVQAINIKPEAVDPDDVEMLQDLVLTAVNDALKKVDELTASSMGKYTKGMNMPGLF; via the coding sequence ATGAAAAACATGCAACAACTGATGAAGCAAGCGAAGAAAATGCAAGATGAAATGATGAAAGCACAAGAAGAGCTCGGCACCAAAACGGTCGAAGGTTCTGCTGGCGGCGGTGTTGTGACAGCTGTGGTGACCGGACATAAAGTGGTGCAAGCGATCAACATCAAGCCGGAAGCGGTCGATCCGGATGACGTGGAAATGCTGCAGGACCTCGTGCTGACTGCGGTCAATGACGCGCTGAAAAAAGTGGATGAGCTGACTGCTTCCTCGATGGGCAAGTACACCAAAGGCATGAACATGCCGGGTCTGTTCTAG
- a CDS encoding two-component system sensor histidine kinase NtrB, with product MKQTSELDEKSTLVKAPVLRVEDFDVESYHDGVVVLDFAKNVLALNQTAADLLPGDWSGPFPVQLGAVFPEMSEEYEWLSRLVHEKSCHGNQIVNLSRAGKMRTLLVDSSFLRGQAGEQVGMCLFLKDIGNIVSLEQKIQHNEILATVGKIAAGVAHEIRNPLTSIKGFLQIMRHELDKQGMQKEYSYTDVMLREIDRVNELVGELLLLSKPRELRMERIEMEELIMAMAPLISSEAILNNIEFHLSLKSVPQVYADPEMLKQIFLNLVKNGIESMNETPGGKLIISTDYMPQERMVRVDVQDRGPGIPHYLVDRIFDAFFTTKETGTGLGLPICQRLVNDLGGRIKVRTKGFGTTFSVYLPALSE from the coding sequence ATGAAACAAACCTCCGAATTGGACGAAAAAAGTACGCTGGTCAAAGCACCTGTGCTGCGTGTGGAGGACTTTGATGTGGAGTCTTATCATGACGGTGTGGTTGTGCTCGATTTTGCAAAAAATGTGTTGGCGCTCAACCAAACGGCTGCCGATCTCTTGCCGGGCGACTGGTCCGGCCCATTTCCGGTGCAGCTAGGGGCTGTTTTTCCGGAGATGTCGGAGGAGTATGAGTGGCTTTCGCGTCTCGTGCATGAGAAAAGCTGTCATGGCAACCAGATCGTCAATCTGTCGCGAGCAGGCAAGATGCGCACATTGCTGGTCGATAGCTCCTTTTTGCGCGGGCAAGCGGGCGAGCAAGTGGGGATGTGCCTGTTTTTGAAAGACATCGGCAACATCGTGTCGCTCGAGCAGAAGATCCAGCATAACGAGATTCTGGCCACCGTCGGCAAGATCGCGGCGGGGGTGGCACATGAGATTCGCAATCCGCTCACGTCGATCAAAGGATTTTTGCAGATCATGCGCCATGAGCTGGACAAACAGGGGATGCAAAAGGAGTACAGCTACACCGATGTGATGTTGCGAGAGATCGACCGAGTCAATGAGCTGGTCGGGGAACTGCTGCTGCTGTCCAAACCGCGCGAACTGCGGATGGAGCGGATCGAGATGGAGGAGTTGATCATGGCGATGGCGCCGCTTATCTCCTCTGAGGCGATTTTGAACAACATCGAGTTTCATCTCAGTCTGAAGTCGGTGCCACAGGTCTATGCCGACCCGGAGATGCTGAAGCAAATTTTCCTGAACCTTGTGAAAAATGGGATCGAGTCGATGAACGAAACGCCGGGCGGCAAGCTGATCATCTCCACCGATTACATGCCGCAAGAGCGGATGGTGCGGGTCGATGTGCAAGATCGCGGGCCAGGGATTCCGCATTATTTGGTCGATCGGATCTTCGATGCGTTCTTCACGACGAAAGAGACGGGAACTGGCTTGGGGCTTCCGATCTGTCAACGCTTGGTCAACGATTTGGGCGGTCGGATCAAGGTGAGAACGAAAGGGTTTGGCACGACTTTTTCCGTGTATTTGCCAGCGCTTTCGGAGTGA
- a CDS encoding YaaL family protein, whose amino-acid sequence MAQEVSRSNWMKAVDWIRGRRPNEAGPIELEKLQAEIEQARSEWAIAQQQLDHVSDPDLIDHAIYYLEAAERKYGFLLREAKRLKLDIQPQQRQALLE is encoded by the coding sequence ATGGCACAGGAAGTGAGCAGGAGCAATTGGATGAAGGCGGTGGACTGGATTCGCGGGCGGAGGCCGAACGAAGCGGGGCCGATCGAATTGGAGAAACTGCAGGCGGAGATCGAGCAAGCACGCTCTGAATGGGCGATTGCACAACAGCAGCTCGATCATGTCTCCGATCCGGACCTGATCGATCATGCGATCTATTACCTCGAAGCGGCTGAACGAAAGTATGGATTTCTGCTCCGTGAAGCCAAGCGACTGAAGTTGGACATTCAACCGCAACAGAGGCAGGCGCTCCTTGAGTAA
- the recR gene encoding recombination mediator RecR — MYYPEPISNLIDGFSRLPGIGPKTAQRLAFHVLGMKEDDVMDLAKALVNAKRHLHYCSVCQNITDIDPCRICSDQSRRRDVICVVQDPKDVVAMERTREYGGLYHVLHGAISPIEGVGPDQIRIAELLRRLQDPEVECDEIIMATNPNIEGEATSMYLSRLLKPVGIKVTRIAHGLPVGGDLEYADEVTLSKALEGRREL; from the coding sequence CTGTACTATCCGGAACCGATTTCCAACCTGATCGACGGGTTCTCTCGCCTGCCGGGCATCGGGCCGAAAACGGCTCAGCGCCTCGCTTTTCATGTGCTCGGGATGAAAGAAGATGACGTGATGGACTTGGCAAAAGCGCTGGTCAATGCCAAGCGCCATCTGCACTACTGCTCGGTCTGCCAGAACATCACCGACATCGACCCGTGCCGGATCTGCTCCGATCAGAGTCGTCGCCGCGATGTGATCTGTGTCGTGCAAGACCCGAAAGACGTGGTAGCGATGGAAAGAACCCGCGAATATGGCGGACTGTACCATGTGCTACACGGGGCGATCTCTCCGATAGAAGGGGTCGGCCCCGATCAGATTCGCATTGCCGAATTGCTACGCCGTCTTCAAGACCCGGAAGTGGAGTGCGATGAGATCATCATGGCGACCAATCCCAACATCGAAGGGGAAGCGACATCGATGTATCTCTCCCGCCTGCTCAAGCCGGTTGGTATCAAAGTGACCCGCATCGCGCACGGATTGCCCGTCGGGGGCGATTTGGAATATGCGGACGAAGTCACGCTGTCCAAAGCGTTGGAAGGCAGACGCGAACTGTAA
- the tadA gene encoding tRNA adenosine(34) deaminase TadA: protein MHEPYMREAIREARIAKSYGEVPIGAVIVKDGEIIARGHNMREMWKDPTAHAELIAIREAARVLGGWRLTGCTLYVTLEPCPMCAGSLILSRVDNVVIGAMDAKGGAVGSVINIVEEDDFNHRPEVTTGVLAEECGIMLKEFFRELRNKRSK, encoded by the coding sequence ATGCACGAGCCGTACATGCGAGAAGCGATCCGCGAAGCGCGAATCGCCAAGAGTTATGGCGAAGTGCCGATTGGCGCTGTCATCGTCAAAGACGGAGAAATCATCGCCCGCGGCCACAACATGCGGGAGATGTGGAAGGACCCTACCGCCCATGCGGAGCTGATCGCGATCCGTGAGGCAGCGCGCGTCCTCGGGGGCTGGAGATTGACAGGATGCACACTTTATGTTACCTTAGAACCGTGTCCGATGTGTGCAGGTTCCCTCATTTTGTCCCGTGTGGACAACGTGGTGATTGGCGCGATGGATGCCAAAGGTGGTGCAGTCGGCTCGGTGATCAACATCGTCGAGGAAGATGACTTCAACCATCGACCAGAGGTTACCACTGGCGTTTTGGCTGAAGAGTGCGGTATAATGTTGAAGGAGTTCTTTCGTGAACTTCGCAACAAACGATCTAAATAA